The segment CGCGGATCGTCGACTTCGGGGACCAAGGCATCGGCGAAAACATTATCGGTCATGATCGGCCCATATCAGGGTGAATTTGATTGCCGGGGCTTACTTGCTTTGTGACCCGGGTGCAAGCGAAGTCGCATCCGGGCTTTCGTCGGGCTTCTGACTGTTTTGGGCATTGCGACCAAGATACAACAAGATATCACGCGGCTTTGCCTTGGGAATGTCAGGCCCCATATGAAGCTGCGCCCCGCGGACAAGGGCAATGACCGGCGGTTCGGCGCCCTGAACCTCAATAAAATCATTCCATCCGAATTCGTCGGTCAGACGGGTTTGCCGAATTTCGGCCCCGTGCCGGAAATCCTCCCGGATGTCGTCGGTTGTCATCGGCTCGGAAAACAGTGGCAGCCCGCCAAGTGTCTGGCTATGGCGTTTCGGGTCTTCGGGTGATCCGTGCATGCCGGTCTGGAAAACGGCGCGACGGCCAAATTCCGGCGCGAAATCGGTGCAGACCAGCGTGTTATAGGCATCGTTGTCCGTGGTCGCGATCAGCTTGCCAAGCGAGGAAGTATCAAGGTGATGTTCGAAAACTTCCGAAAGCACTTCCCCGTAATAGGTCTGCAATCCGGCCTCGCGCGCCAGACGCATGCTGTGCCAGCGGCTATCGGCAACCACGACCGGAATGTCGAGCTCGACAAGACGCCGGGCAAGATCAATCGTCCAGCGATGCGCGCCAACGATCAGAACACCGGGTGGGCCTTTAACGGCCAGATCAAGGTGGCGGGCCATGGGCCGGATCGAAAAGCCGTGCAGCACCACGGTCGAAAACACCATGGCAAAGGCCAGCGGGATCAAAAGCGCCCCGTCGGCATAGCCAAGTTCGACAAGCTCCGCGCCAAACAGGCCGGAAACCGCGACCGCCACAATCCCGCGCGGCGCGATCCAGCCAACCAGAAGCCGCTCTTTCCAGGTCACCTTTGAAAATGCCAGCGACCCGATCACCGAAACCGGTCGCACGACAAACAGCATGGCCAGAACAAAAAGCCCGTGCCCCCATGTCAGTTCGGCAATCATCGACCATTCAAGCGTTGCGGTCAGGATGATGAACACGCTGGAAACCAGAATGACGGTAAGGGTTTCCTTGAACCGGCGGATTTCATCAATCGCCATCAGATGGGCATTGCCAATTGTCAGGCCCAGCACCGTTACGGCCAGCAAGCCGCTTTCTTCCTGAATTTCATTGGCCCCCGCAAAGCAGGTCAGAAGCACGCCAAGAACAAGCGGGGCTTTCAGGAATTCCGGGATCCAGCCGCGTTTGAAAATCTGAACCGTCCCCAAGCCAAACGCCAAGCCGATCAGGACTGC is part of the Thalassospira lucentensis genome and harbors:
- a CDS encoding sodium:proton antiporter; the encoded protein is MIAPLALMIAGLILAGVGAQWFAWRAGIPAIVLLSIVGLLLGPGTDLIDPVNDFGTLLQPLVAVAVAVILFEGGLALDFRELTHSVSGVIRLTTIAPLVAWLLGAGAAHYLADLSWPVAALFGGIMIVTGPTVIAPLLRHARLSKRPATLLKWEGIVNDPIGALFAVLAYEVIVASQHGNGFGAAVGHLALNILLAVLIGLAFGLGTVQIFKRGWIPEFLKAPLVLGVLLTCFAGANEIQEESGLLAVTVLGLTIGNAHLMAIDEIRRFKETLTVILVSSVFIILTATLEWSMIAELTWGHGLFVLAMLFVVRPVSVIGSLAFSKVTWKERLLVGWIAPRGIVAVAVSGLFGAELVELGYADGALLIPLAFAMVFSTVVLHGFSIRPMARHLDLAVKGPPGVLIVGAHRWTIDLARRLVELDIPVVVADSRWHSMRLAREAGLQTYYGEVLSEVFEHHLDTSSLGKLIATTDNDAYNTLVCTDFAPEFGRRAVFQTGMHGSPEDPKRHSQTLGGLPLFSEPMTTDDIREDFRHGAEIRQTRLTDEFGWNDFIEVQGAEPPVIALVRGAQLHMGPDIPKAKPRDILLYLGRNAQNSQKPDESPDATSLAPGSQSK